The Mycolicibacterium neoaurum DNA segment CTGACCCCGCACTGATCTCTCAGCGCGGCTGACGAACCGAATCCTCGACCAGGTCGAGCACCGCGCTCAGGTTCTCGGTGTCCTCACCGGAAGCCAGCCTGGCCACCAGACCGTCGAGCACGAGGTCCAGGTAGGTCTGCAGCACGGCACCGGGGACATCGTCGCGCAGCCGCCCGGCCTGCTTCTGCTTACGCAGCCGCTCCGTGGTGGCCGCCGACAATTCCGCCGATCTCTCGGCCCAGCCCTGATGGAACGCCGGATCGTTGCGCAGTTTGCGCGCGATCTCCAGACGCGTCACCAGCCAGTCGAACTGATCCGGTGCGGCAAGCAGATCGCGCATCACCTGGATGAGGCCTTCGCGGGCTGCCACATCGGCCATCCGCTCGGCATCCTCGCGGGCCAGTTCGAAGAACAGGGTGTCCTTGTCCTTGAAGTGGTGGAAGATGGCGCCGCGCGACAGCCCGATGGTGTGTTCGAGCCGCCGCACGGTCGCCTTCTCATAGCCATACTCGGCGAAGCAACGCCGAGCGCCGTCGAGGATCTGGCGACGACGTGCCGCCAGATGGTCGTCGGTTACCCGTGGCACGGGTGGTACCCGTTACGTCTTTCCGGTCTCCTAGTTCGCCT contains these protein-coding regions:
- a CDS encoding helix-turn-helix domain-containing protein — protein: MPRVTDDHLAARRRQILDGARRCFAEYGYEKATVRRLEHTIGLSRGAIFHHFKDKDTLFFELAREDAERMADVAAREGLIQVMRDLLAAPDQFDWLVTRLEIARKLRNDPAFHQGWAERSAELSAATTERLRKQKQAGRLRDDVPGAVLQTYLDLVLDGLVARLASGEDTENLSAVLDLVEDSVRQPR